One genomic window of Borreliella burgdorferi B31 includes the following:
- a CDS encoding HPF/RaiA family ribosome-associated protein, which translates to MEPKIQTVNYSLNENEKNFILKKLEKFDTHIKKHIDNLKITIKKEHELFKLDAHIHFNWGKIIHIREDGKILLNLIDSAIARLYKTATKEKEKKNNK; encoded by the coding sequence ATGGAACCTAAAATTCAAACGGTTAATTACAGCTTGAATGAGAATGAAAAAAATTTTATTCTCAAAAAGCTAGAAAAATTTGATACTCATATCAAAAAACATATTGATAATTTAAAAATTACAATTAAAAAAGAACATGAACTTTTTAAATTAGACGCACATATTCACTTTAATTGGGGGAAAATAATACATATAAGAGAAGATGGGAAAATACTTCTTAATCTTATTGATAGTGCAATAGCAAGACTTTACAAAACAGCAACCAAAGAGAAAGAGAAAAAAAACAACAAATAA
- a CDS encoding HPr family phosphocarrier protein, translated as MQEVEIEIINKDGIHSRSANIIAEFANKHSSCDIKITTKDGRKADAKSTIEIIILGIIYKEKIKITVVGKKEKLAIKNLLNLLKYNFSKEL; from the coding sequence ATGCAAGAAGTAGAAATTGAGATAATAAATAAAGATGGAATACATTCAAGGTCGGCAAACATCATTGCTGAATTCGCAAATAAACATTCTTCGTGCGACATAAAAATAACAACAAAAGATGGCAGAAAAGCTGACGCAAAGTCCACAATAGAAATTATCATATTGGGTATAATATACAAAGAAAAAATAAAAATAACAGTCGTTGGAAAAAAAGAAAAACTAGCAATTAAAAATTTATTAAACTTGCTAAAATATAATTTTTCAAAAGAGCTTTAA